The proteins below come from a single Staphylococcus sp. MI 10-1553 genomic window:
- the ftsL gene encoding cell division protein FtsL: MAVERIYDTYQPQVEPQKKQSTQKQTIKKQVVVKLTRFEKMLYITLVTIIAVISIYMLSLKMDAYDTRGKIADLDQKIEKQTSQNSALKSETMENSSYKRIYKKAEDQGMSLKNDNVKVVRKDGETKN, encoded by the coding sequence ATGGCTGTAGAAAGAATATATGATACCTATCAACCGCAAGTCGAACCACAGAAAAAGCAATCGACGCAAAAACAAACCATCAAAAAGCAAGTTGTCGTCAAGTTAACACGGTTTGAAAAGATGTTATACATAACGCTAGTTACGATTATTGCTGTAATCAGTATCTATATGCTATCTTTAAAAATGGATGCGTATGATACGAGAGGGAAAATTGCAGATCTAGATCAAAAAATCGAAAAGCAAACAAGTCAAAATAGCGCATTAAAGTCTGAAACAATGGAAAATTCATCGTACAAACGCATTTATAAAAAGGCTGAAGATCAAGGGATGAGCTTGAAGAACGACAATGTAAAGGTAGTGCGTAAAGATGGCGAAACGAAAAATTAA
- the mraY gene encoding phospho-N-acetylmuramoyl-pentapeptide-transferase, translating to MGLISAIIAFVITAVLVPILIPTLKRMKFGQSIREEGPQSHMKKTGTPTMGGLTFLIGAIVTTIIASIFVEPASPLLLLLFVTIGFGFIGFIDDYIIVVKKNNQGLTSKQKFLAQIAIAVIFFIVAKGFNAVDFSTDIHIPFTDVSIPLSFAYVIFIVFWQVGFSNAVNLTDGLDGLATGLSIIGFTMYAIMSFALEQPAIGVFCIIMVAALAGFLPYNINPAKVFMGDTGSLALGGIFATISIMLNQEISLLFIGLVFVLETLSVMIQVTSFKLTGKRVFKMSPLHHHFELVGWSEWKVVTVFWSVGLITGLIGLWMGVN from the coding sequence ATGGGATTGATTAGCGCAATTATCGCATTTGTTATTACAGCAGTTTTAGTACCGATTTTGATTCCAACATTAAAAAGGATGAAATTTGGTCAGAGCATTCGTGAAGAAGGTCCACAAAGCCATATGAAAAAAACAGGTACACCAACGATGGGTGGATTAACATTTTTAATTGGTGCAATTGTTACAACGATAATCGCAAGTATTTTTGTAGAACCAGCAAGTCCATTGCTGTTACTGCTCTTTGTCACAATTGGTTTTGGTTTTATTGGCTTTATTGATGACTATATTATTGTAGTGAAGAAAAATAACCAAGGGCTCACAAGTAAGCAGAAATTTTTAGCACAAATCGCAATCGCAGTCATTTTCTTTATTGTCGCTAAAGGTTTTAACGCAGTTGATTTCTCCACAGATATTCACATTCCGTTTACAGATGTGAGTATTCCGTTATCATTTGCCTATGTGATTTTTATCGTTTTCTGGCAAGTTGGTTTTTCAAATGCAGTTAATTTAACAGACGGTCTTGATGGATTAGCGACAGGATTATCTATTATTGGTTTTACGATGTATGCCATTATGAGTTTTGCGCTCGAACAACCAGCAATTGGCGTATTTTGTATCATTATGGTCGCAGCTTTAGCCGGCTTTCTTCCATACAATATTAACCCAGCGAAAGTGTTCATGGGGGATACAGGAAGTTTAGCGCTTGGTGGTATTTTCGCGACAATTTCAATTATGTTAAACCAAGAAATATCATTGTTATTCATCGGCCTCGTTTTCGTCTTAGAAACATTGTCAGTGATGATTCAAGTGACATCGTTCAAGTTAACAGGAAAGCGTGTCTTTAAGATGAGTCCATTACATCATCATTTTGAATTAGTCGGTTGGAGTGAATGGAAAGTTGTCACTGTATTCTGGTCAGTAGGATTAATTACCGGTTTAATCGGTTTATGGATGGGAGTGAATTAA
- the bshC gene encoding bacillithiol biosynthesis cysteine-adding enzyme BshC, producing MDCLNITVNESDQFINRLKQQDEDILQFFDYDPIEEESYARRMQQPNNGREHEMAKVVRAYMADLNLSEAQQRALDALENGAKVVVGGQQAGLFTGPLYTFHKIISIIVKANELESTYDTPVVPLFWIAGEDHDFDEVNHTYVMQQRTGTLQKVKYHTMTPPESNVSRYAPDKEALKQALTDYFAALPETSHSKALYQQIAHFIEQSDNWTSLFKQIVHECFSQSGLLLIDAQYEALRELEVPLFKQIIQHHEQIDNAFRSQQQRTGAAGLTSMIQTDTNVHLFMHEDGQRQLLKYEDGVYRLSKSDVTFSQAELLEKIEATPALFSNNVVTRPLTEEWLLNTVAFIGGPSEIKYWAELQTVFHEMDIEMPIVLPRLRFTYVTPKIEKLLASYHLDLADIIANGTEAARQRFVRAQASDEVLAEMQQMLDQQHAFYERLQAQLNDTEDQRKLLKKNHQIQTHQYEYLQARYLKNIERENEISMRHFHLLSQTLHPMGGLQERIWNPLQLLNEFGIEMYTSSTFPPLRYTFNQYVIKT from the coding sequence ATGGATTGTTTAAATATTACAGTCAATGAGTCGGATCAATTTATTAATCGTTTAAAACAACAAGATGAAGATATATTGCAATTTTTTGATTATGATCCGATTGAAGAGGAAAGCTATGCACGCCGTATGCAACAACCTAATAATGGTAGAGAACATGAAATGGCGAAAGTTGTGCGCGCATATATGGCGGATTTAAACCTTTCTGAAGCCCAACAACGTGCACTAGATGCTTTAGAAAATGGAGCGAAAGTCGTCGTAGGAGGTCAACAAGCGGGTTTATTTACTGGACCGCTTTATACTTTCCATAAAATTATTTCAATCATTGTTAAGGCAAATGAGCTAGAATCTACATATGATACGCCTGTCGTTCCACTCTTTTGGATTGCTGGTGAGGACCACGACTTTGATGAAGTCAATCATACGTATGTCATGCAACAACGAACAGGGACATTGCAAAAAGTGAAATATCATACGATGACACCACCAGAATCCAATGTGTCACGTTACGCCCCTGATAAAGAGGCATTGAAACAAGCATTGACTGATTATTTTGCAGCGTTACCTGAAACATCGCATTCGAAAGCATTGTATCAACAAATTGCTCATTTTATCGAACAATCAGATAATTGGACATCATTATTCAAACAAATCGTGCATGAATGTTTTAGTCAATCAGGCTTATTATTGATTGATGCCCAATATGAAGCGTTACGTGAATTAGAAGTGCCGTTGTTCAAACAAATCATTCAACATCACGAGCAGATTGACAACGCTTTTCGATCACAGCAACAACGTACAGGCGCTGCTGGATTAACATCAATGATTCAAACAGATACGAATGTCCACTTGTTTATGCATGAAGATGGACAACGTCAGTTATTAAAGTATGAAGATGGCGTCTATCGTTTAAGTAAATCGGATGTCACGTTCAGTCAGGCAGAGTTATTAGAAAAAATTGAAGCGACACCGGCACTTTTTTCTAATAATGTGGTCACGCGTCCGCTAACTGAAGAATGGTTGTTGAACACTGTCGCATTTATCGGTGGACCGAGTGAAATTAAATACTGGGCAGAGTTGCAAACAGTCTTTCATGAAATGGATATTGAAATGCCGATTGTATTGCCGCGCTTACGTTTCACTTATGTGACTCCTAAAATCGAAAAGTTGTTAGCGTCATATCATCTTGATTTAGCAGATATAATTGCGAATGGGACGGAAGCTGCACGCCAACGTTTTGTACGCGCACAAGCTTCTGATGAGGTGCTTGCGGAAATGCAACAGATGCTCGACCAGCAACATGCCTTTTATGAGCGTTTACAAGCGCAGTTAAATGATACGGAAGACCAGCGCAAGTTACTGAAAAAGAATCATCAAATTCAAACCCATCAATATGAGTATTTACAAGCACGTTACCTTAAAAATATTGAGCGTGAAAATGAAATTAGTATGCGTCATTTCCATTTGTTGTCACAAACATTGCATCCAATGGGGGGATTACAAGAACGTATCTGGAACCCACTCCAGTTATTGAATGAATTTGGGATAGAGATGTACACATCCTCCACTTTCCCTCCACTTCGTTACACTTTTAATCAATATGTCATTAAAACGTGA
- a CDS encoding penicillin-binding protein, whose product MAKRKIKIKKNKLGAVLLMGVFGLLFFLLILRYGYVMLTGHSSGEDLIAKANEKYLSHLDEDAERGKIYDRNGKVLAEDVDRFRLAAVIDPQASKDSDKPRHVVDKKKTAKVLAKIIDMPEKDIEKRLNTKKAFQVEFGRSGQNLTYQDKEKIEKANLPGITLYPEVKRFYPNGKFASHLIGMAQKDPDTGKLKGALGVEKIFDSYLTGKAGHTSFTKDIWGYIIPNSKNEVAPQRGDDVHLTIDSNIQVFVEEALDKMVEHYEPKDIFAVVMDAKTGEILAYSQRPTFNPDTGEDFGKKWANDLYQNTYEPGSTFKSFGLAAAIQEGEFKPDRKYQSGYRDIQGSRIYDWNKKGWGEIDMSLGFTYSSNTLMMRLQDLVGADKMKSWYEKFGFGKSTGSLFDGEQSGNIAWENELMQKTSAFGQSTTVTPAQMLQAQSAFFNKGEMLRPYFVQSIVNPVTKNTYYEGEREVTGKPIKNDTAKKVNKQLDEVVNSEDSHAKNYRVDGYRIGGKTGTAQVADPENGGYVKGPNPYFVSFMGHAPSKNPRVVVYAGMSLAQKNDQEAYELGVSKAFNPIMKNTLQYLNVGDNEVDDSKTKISNVPDVQNRSVQRAEDDIKGKKLNPIVIGNGKKVVSQSPSSNGQLLPNSNVLLLTEGDLTMPDMTGWTRDDIVAFQSLTDIKIDVKGSGFVKSQSKPPQSAIDKNTKLEVTLDSQKTE is encoded by the coding sequence ATGGCGAAACGAAAAATTAAAATTAAAAAAAATAAGCTAGGAGCAGTCCTCCTGATGGGTGTTTTCGGGCTGCTCTTTTTTCTTTTGATTTTAAGATATGGCTATGTGATGTTGACAGGACATTCGTCAGGGGAAGACTTAATCGCCAAAGCAAATGAAAAATATTTATCTCATTTAGATGAAGATGCTGAACGGGGTAAGATTTACGATCGTAATGGCAAAGTTTTGGCAGAAGATGTGGACCGTTTCCGTTTGGCAGCAGTCATAGATCCACAAGCAAGTAAAGATTCGGACAAACCGCGTCACGTCGTTGATAAGAAAAAAACAGCTAAAGTTCTCGCTAAAATTATCGATATGCCTGAAAAGGACATCGAAAAGCGTCTCAACACGAAAAAGGCGTTCCAAGTTGAGTTCGGCAGATCAGGTCAAAATCTTACATATCAAGATAAAGAGAAAATTGAAAAAGCAAATTTACCTGGTATTACACTTTATCCAGAAGTGAAGCGTTTTTATCCGAATGGGAAGTTTGCCTCACACTTGATTGGGATGGCACAAAAAGATCCTGATACCGGTAAGTTAAAAGGGGCTTTAGGGGTTGAAAAGATTTTCGACAGTTATCTCACAGGTAAAGCCGGCCATACATCATTTACGAAAGATATTTGGGGTTATATTATTCCGAATTCGAAAAATGAAGTCGCACCGCAACGTGGAGACGACGTGCATTTAACGATTGATTCTAACATTCAAGTCTTTGTTGAAGAGGCATTAGATAAAATGGTTGAGCATTATGAACCAAAAGACATCTTCGCGGTTGTCATGGATGCGAAAACAGGTGAAATTTTAGCTTATAGTCAACGTCCAACCTTCAATCCAGATACAGGGGAAGACTTCGGTAAAAAATGGGCGAATGATTTATACCAAAATACGTATGAACCAGGTTCGACATTCAAAAGTTTTGGTTTGGCTGCTGCGATTCAAGAAGGAGAATTTAAACCAGACCGTAAATATCAATCGGGTTACAGAGATATTCAAGGTTCACGTATTTATGACTGGAATAAAAAAGGTTGGGGCGAAATTGATATGAGTCTCGGCTTTACGTATTCATCTAACACCTTGATGATGCGCCTTCAAGATCTTGTCGGAGCAGACAAAATGAAATCTTGGTATGAAAAATTCGGTTTTGGCAAGTCAACGGGAAGTTTGTTTGATGGTGAACAATCCGGTAATATTGCTTGGGAAAATGAATTGATGCAAAAGACATCTGCGTTCGGTCAATCGACAACAGTTACGCCGGCACAAATGTTGCAAGCCCAATCGGCATTTTTCAATAAAGGTGAAATGTTACGCCCATACTTTGTTCAATCCATTGTGAATCCTGTGACTAAAAACACGTATTATGAAGGTGAACGCGAAGTTACGGGCAAACCGATTAAAAATGATACAGCGAAGAAAGTGAACAAACAATTGGATGAAGTAGTGAACAGTGAAGATAGCCATGCAAAAAACTATCGTGTCGACGGTTACCGCATTGGTGGTAAAACAGGTACAGCACAGGTGGCTGATCCTGAAAATGGGGGCTACGTGAAAGGACCTAATCCATACTTTGTAAGCTTTATGGGTCATGCGCCAAGTAAAAACCCACGTGTTGTCGTCTATGCAGGTATGAGCTTAGCGCAAAAGAACGATCAAGAAGCATACGAATTGGGTGTCAGCAAAGCATTTAATCCGATTATGAAAAACACTTTACAATATTTAAATGTCGGCGATAATGAAGTAGATGACAGTAAAACGAAAATCAGCAATGTTCCAGATGTTCAAAATCGTAGTGTACAACGTGCTGAAGATGACATCAAAGGTAAAAAGCTGAACCCAATTGTCATCGGTAACGGTAAAAAAGTCGTCAGTCAATCGCCGTCATCAAACGGACAATTATTGCCGAACAGTAATGTCCTCTTGTTAACTGAAGGTGATCTAACAATGCCGGATATGACAGGATGGACAAGAGATGATATTGTGGCTTTCCAATCATTGACAGATATCAAAATAGATGTCAAAGGCAGTGGTTTTGTGAAGTCGCAATCGAAACCACCACAGTCAGCGATAGATAAAAACACTAAACTTGAAGTAACATTGGATTCCCAAAAAACAGAATGA
- the murD gene encoding UDP-N-acetylmuramoyl-L-alanine--D-glutamate ligase: MIHYTGLRGKKVLVIGMAKSGYEAAKLLHRLGAEVTVNDGNDLSNDAHAKDLEDLGINVVSGAHPLALLDEAPIIFKNPGIPYTVPIIQEAQKQGLKILTEVELSYLISEAPIIGITGTNGKTTVTSLIGDMFNKSRENGRLSGNIGFVASKVAQEVKADEYLVTELSSFQLLGIEHYRPYIAIITNLYSAHLDYHENLENYQNAKRRIFENQTESDYLIFNDKQRHLIDTSKIRAKILYFSTQHRVDGIYVEKEYIVYNGVRIIHLDDIVLPGEHNLENILAAVIAAILAGVSISAIVQSLSTFSGIAHRLQYIGNNKTNKYYNDSKATNTLATQFALSSFKQPVIWLCGGLDRGNGFDELIPYMINVRVMVTFGETQDKFVKLGESQGKYVIRANDVTDAVAKVQDVIEPNDVVLLSPACASWDQYDTFEQRGERFIEAFRAHLPSH, from the coding sequence TTGATACATTATACAGGGCTTAGAGGTAAAAAAGTACTCGTTATCGGCATGGCAAAAAGTGGCTATGAAGCAGCGAAATTATTACATCGTTTAGGCGCTGAGGTGACGGTGAACGACGGCAATGATTTATCTAACGATGCCCACGCGAAAGATTTAGAGGACTTGGGCATTAATGTCGTCAGTGGTGCACACCCGCTAGCGTTATTAGATGAAGCACCTATTATTTTCAAAAATCCAGGCATTCCATACACAGTGCCTATTATTCAAGAAGCACAAAAACAAGGGCTGAAAATTTTAACAGAAGTAGAATTAAGTTATTTAATTTCTGAAGCACCGATTATAGGGATTACTGGAACAAATGGTAAAACCACAGTGACGTCATTAATCGGTGACATGTTTAACAAAAGCCGTGAAAATGGGCGTTTGTCGGGAAATATTGGTTTCGTCGCATCAAAAGTCGCACAAGAAGTGAAGGCAGATGAATATTTAGTTACGGAACTGTCTTCGTTCCAATTGCTCGGTATTGAACATTATCGTCCGTACATCGCGATCATTACGAATCTTTATTCAGCGCATTTAGATTACCATGAAAATCTTGAAAACTATCAAAATGCGAAAAGGCGTATTTTCGAAAATCAAACTGAAAGCGACTATTTAATTTTTAATGATAAACAAAGACATCTCATAGATACATCAAAAATTCGCGCTAAAATTTTGTACTTTTCAACGCAACATCGCGTAGACGGTATTTATGTTGAAAAAGAGTATATCGTATATAACGGCGTACGTATCATTCATTTAGATGATATCGTGCTACCGGGTGAACACAATTTAGAAAACATTTTAGCAGCGGTCATAGCGGCGATTTTAGCAGGTGTGTCCATTAGTGCCATCGTCCAATCATTGTCTACGTTTTCAGGCATTGCACATCGTCTGCAATATATCGGCAATAACAAAACGAATAAATACTACAATGATTCTAAAGCAACGAACACATTGGCGACACAATTTGCGTTAAGTTCATTTAAGCAACCTGTCATCTGGTTGTGCGGTGGTTTAGACCGTGGGAATGGTTTTGATGAGCTGATTCCTTATATGATCAATGTGCGCGTTATGGTGACATTTGGTGAAACACAAGATAAATTTGTGAAGCTAGGTGAGAGTCAAGGAAAGTATGTGATTCGAGCGAACGATGTGACAGATGCAGTGGCTAAAGTCCAAGATGTCATCGAACCGAATGATGTCGTATTATTATCGCCTGCTTGTGCAAGTTGGGATCAATATGACACCTTTGAACAACGTGGAGAACGTTTTATTGAAGCTTTCAGAGCACATTTGCCATCACATTAA
- the rsmH gene encoding 16S rRNA (cytosine(1402)-N(4))-methyltransferase RsmH → MFHHISVLLKETVDQLNIKENGVYVDCTLGGAGHSQYLLNQLSDEGRLIAIDQDTTAINHAKEKLQQDLHKVTFVHNNFRNLANILAELNIDKVDGILYDLGVSSPQLDVPERGFSYQHNAKLDMRMDQTQPLSAYEVVNTWSYEALVKTFFRYGEEKFSKQIARKIEARRQQQPIETTFDLVECIKEGIPAKARRKGGHPAKRVFQAIRIAVNDELAAFEDSLEQAINHVKVNGRISVITFHSLEDRLCKQMFQEYEKGPDVPRGLPVLPEAYTPKLKRVNRKPIVADATDLEDNHRARSAKLRVAEILK, encoded by the coding sequence GTGTTTCATCACATTAGCGTGTTATTAAAAGAAACTGTAGACCAACTGAATATTAAAGAAAATGGCGTCTATGTTGATTGCACGTTAGGTGGCGCGGGGCATTCGCAATATCTTCTGAATCAATTATCGGATGAAGGTCGATTGATTGCGATTGATCAAGATACGACGGCAATCAATCATGCTAAAGAAAAATTGCAACAAGATTTACATAAAGTCACGTTTGTACATAACAACTTTAGAAATTTGGCCAATATATTAGCTGAATTAAACATAGACAAAGTGGATGGCATTTTATACGACTTAGGAGTTTCAAGCCCTCAACTTGATGTACCAGAACGAGGGTTTAGTTACCAACATAATGCCAAGCTAGACATGAGAATGGATCAAACGCAACCTCTTTCCGCTTACGAAGTTGTCAATACGTGGTCTTATGAAGCACTCGTGAAGACTTTTTTTCGATATGGGGAAGAAAAATTTTCGAAACAAATCGCACGAAAAATTGAAGCAAGACGACAGCAACAACCGATTGAAACCACTTTTGATTTAGTGGAGTGTATTAAGGAAGGAATTCCAGCAAAGGCACGACGTAAAGGTGGTCATCCTGCGAAACGCGTATTTCAAGCGATTCGTATTGCAGTGAATGATGAACTTGCTGCATTTGAAGATTCATTAGAACAAGCGATTAACCATGTGAAAGTGAACGGACGTATTTCTGTCATCACGTTCCATTCATTAGAAGATCGTTTATGTAAGCAAATGTTTCAAGAGTATGAAAAAGGGCCAGATGTCCCGAGAGGATTACCAGTACTTCCAGAAGCGTACACACCTAAATTGAAACGTGTGAACCGAAAACCGATCGTAGCGGATGCGACAGACTTAGAAGACAATCATCGTGCGAGAAGTGCAAAACTTCGAGTAGCCGAAATATTAAAATAG
- the mraZ gene encoding division/cell wall cluster transcriptional repressor MraZ — MFMGEYENKLDAKGRMIVPSKFRYDLNERFILTRGLDKCLFGYTLEEWQTIEEKMKSLPLTKRDARKFVRMFFSGAIEVEIDKQGRINIPAKLREYAHLDKECTVIGVSNRIEIWDRNTWNDFYDESEESFEEIAEDLIDFDF, encoded by the coding sequence ATGTTCATGGGTGAATACGAAAATAAACTCGATGCTAAAGGCCGTATGATAGTTCCATCAAAATTTCGTTATGACTTAAATGAACGTTTTATTCTCACAAGAGGCCTTGATAAATGTTTATTTGGTTACACACTTGAAGAATGGCAAACAATTGAGGAGAAAATGAAATCCTTACCTTTAACTAAACGTGATGCACGTAAGTTTGTGCGCATGTTCTTCTCAGGTGCTATCGAAGTGGAAATCGATAAACAAGGGAGAATTAACATCCCAGCTAAATTAAGAGAGTATGCACATCTTGACAAAGAATGTACGGTGATTGGTGTATCAAATCGAATTGAGATTTGGGACCGCAACACTTGGAATGATTTTTATGATGAATCTGAAGAAAGCTTTGAAGAGATTGCAGAAGACTTAATTGATTTTGATTTTTAA
- a CDS encoding YjjG family noncanonical pyrimidine nucleotidase: MRYKVILFDFDDTLVDFHDAEVQAYAHLMRHYEVPSHIHDYHRFKEINQNHWEAFQRGEITKAEVLRHRFIETFATYGMAVNGQEADIVFRDGLARAPIKWLAGIMPMLEMLHSQYALAIVTNGVTDTQERRIAQTDLHAVMDHIFISDKVGAQKPNVAFFEAVFEVFHQYDKKDFLIVGDSLTSDIQGGINAGIDTCWFNHRQLENKSYIQPTYTIDRIEALKEILM; the protein is encoded by the coding sequence ATGCGTTATAAAGTGATTTTATTCGATTTTGATGACACATTGGTAGATTTTCATGACGCTGAAGTGCAAGCATATGCTCATTTAATGCGTCATTATGAGGTGCCGTCACATATACATGATTATCATCGTTTTAAAGAGATTAATCAAAATCATTGGGAAGCATTTCAACGTGGAGAAATAACGAAAGCGGAAGTGTTGCGCCATCGTTTTATAGAAACATTTGCGACGTATGGCATGGCAGTGAATGGTCAAGAAGCGGATATCGTCTTTCGTGATGGGTTGGCACGCGCACCGATTAAATGGCTCGCAGGTATAATGCCAATGTTAGAAATGCTTCATTCGCAGTATGCTTTAGCGATTGTGACAAACGGTGTAACGGACACGCAAGAGCGACGTATCGCACAAACGGATCTTCATGCTGTGATGGATCACATTTTTATTTCTGATAAAGTAGGGGCACAAAAGCCGAATGTCGCATTTTTTGAAGCGGTCTTTGAAGTGTTTCATCAATATGATAAAAAAGACTTCTTAATTGTAGGAGATTCACTTACTTCTGATATTCAAGGTGGCATCAATGCTGGAATTGATACGTGTTGGTTTAATCATCGACAACTTGAAAATAAGTCGTACATTCAACCGACGTATACGATTGATCGTATTGAAGCGTTAAAAGAGATTTTAATGTAA
- a CDS encoding cell division protein FtsQ/DivIB produces the protein MTKEIPKINNEYLKEKRKKQRIQQRRVQRIIVGILVVIVLLILVYMFTPISHIKSADIKGNHYVSKQDILKELDIQNHPRIYAYSSDDAEARLKKNELIDEVTIEKGLFNPIEVNVKEHDIIAITTEKSRVVPMIENGKVLKDYKQEVPNEAPYIEGFKGAEKRHLVDALQKMGRTTRAQISEIVSAPQKDQPHLIKLFMRDGIEVVGNTNTIAEKLKYYPSMSQALEKDETGKLKKSGFIDLSVGATFIPYDNVNNGQTSSASAKEVQSGTASEDKAKDDLQKALNKIKDEESSE, from the coding sequence ATGACAAAAGAAATACCCAAGATTAATAACGAATATTTAAAAGAAAAGAGAAAAAAACAGCGTATCCAGCAACGTCGTGTTCAACGTATTATTGTCGGGATACTCGTTGTGATTGTTTTATTGATCCTGGTTTATATGTTTACACCTATCAGTCACATTAAAAGTGCTGACATTAAAGGGAACCATTACGTGTCTAAGCAAGATATTTTGAAAGAGCTTGATATTCAAAACCATCCACGCATTTACGCTTATAGTTCTGATGATGCTGAGGCGCGTTTGAAAAAGAACGAATTGATTGATGAAGTGACGATTGAAAAAGGACTGTTCAATCCGATTGAAGTCAACGTGAAAGAACATGATATCATCGCAATAACGACAGAAAAGTCACGCGTGGTTCCTATGATTGAAAATGGCAAAGTGTTAAAAGATTATAAACAGGAAGTACCGAATGAAGCACCTTACATTGAAGGGTTTAAAGGAGCAGAAAAACGTCATCTCGTGGATGCTTTACAAAAAATGGGTCGAACGACACGTGCACAAATTTCAGAAATTGTGAGTGCACCACAAAAAGATCAGCCGCATTTAATTAAACTTTTCATGCGTGATGGGATTGAAGTCGTTGGGAATACGAATACCATTGCTGAAAAGTTGAAGTATTATCCAAGTATGTCACAAGCGTTAGAAAAAGATGAAACAGGCAAATTAAAAAAATCGGGCTTTATAGATCTATCAGTCGGTGCGACATTTATTCCTTATGATAATGTGAACAATGGACAAACAAGTTCGGCGAGCGCCAAAGAAGTCCAAAGTGGTACAGCGAGTGAAGACAAAGCTAAAGATGATTTACAGAAGGCTTTGAACAAGATTAAAGATGAAGAATCATCGGAATAG
- a CDS encoding N-acetyltransferase: MTKVEHLDINYKTEKLFEDFRQNFGNKDLYMVNELHGEMIDASSESPFYGIYVGEKIGARMALYRKGEVEETFFPNFDDYLVVWKLEVLKKYQGKGYGSALVAYAKSFDLPIKAIARNESKDFFIKNGFKDLEAKNDDGHDILVWEPQQ, from the coding sequence ATGACAAAAGTTGAACACCTTGACATTAACTACAAAACAGAGAAACTTTTTGAAGACTTTCGTCAAAATTTTGGCAACAAAGATTTATACATGGTGAATGAACTGCACGGTGAGATGATTGACGCAAGTTCTGAATCACCATTTTACGGTATTTATGTGGGGGAAAAAATTGGCGCACGTATGGCACTTTATCGTAAAGGTGAAGTAGAAGAAACATTTTTCCCAAACTTTGACGATTATCTCGTCGTTTGGAAACTCGAAGTCCTTAAAAAATATCAAGGTAAAGGTTACGGTTCTGCATTAGTGGCATATGCAAAATCATTCGACCTCCCTATCAAAGCCATTGCGAGAAATGAATCTAAAGACTTCTTTATTAAAAATGGTTTTAAAGATTTAGAAGCAAAAAACGATGATGGTCACGATATCCTCGTTTGGGAACCGCAACAATAA